One segment of Agrococcus sp. ProA11 DNA contains the following:
- a CDS encoding preprotein translocase subunit YajC: MLFLQTTATAQQGFTFDPLTAIMLVVLAAMIFFMFRSNKKRKAQAAELQDQMVPGAEIMTNFGLFGELREIDEERNEALIEIAPGTIVRVHRQTLARVVEDEPALADDAADAADDAGEAGEPRDRA; the protein is encoded by the coding sequence ATGCTGTTCCTGCAGACGACCGCCACCGCCCAGCAAGGGTTCACGTTCGACCCGCTCACCGCGATCATGCTGGTCGTCCTCGCGGCGATGATCTTCTTCATGTTCCGCAGCAACAAGAAGCGCAAGGCGCAGGCTGCCGAGCTGCAGGACCAGATGGTCCCCGGCGCCGAGATCATGACGAACTTCGGCCTGTTCGGCGAGCTGCGCGAGATCGACGAGGAGCGCAACGAGGCGCTCATCGAGATCGCGCCGGGCACCATCGTGCGCGTGCACCGCCAGACGCTGGCGCGCGTGGTCGAGGACGAGCCCGCGCTCGCCGACGACGCTGCAGACGCTGCCGACGACGCTGGCGAGGCCGGCGAGCCTCGCGACCGCGCCTGA
- a CDS encoding bifunctional (p)ppGpp synthetase/guanosine-3',5'-bis(diphosphate) 3'-pyrophosphohydrolase encodes MSEVQPSGGFRTLLPFLFSRSHRAGAIDELIRSVKAQHPKADTGLIQRAYIVAEEAHRGQYRKSGEPYITHPVAVAQILADLGIGAITVAAALLHDTVEDTTYTLEQCRADFGDEIAMLVDGVTKLDKLKYGQSAQAETVRKMVVAMSKDIRVLVIKLADRLHNARTWGFVSDDSAQRKARETMEIYAPLAHRLGIQTIKVELEDLSFAVLQPKVYLEIKNLVDARAPERERYLDEVVAALSEDMRAGKIRGRIAGRPKQYYSIYTKMQVRGHDFADIYDLVGVRVIVASVRDCYAVLGAIHARWQPMPGRLKDYIATPKFNLYQSLHTTVIGPRGHHVEVQIRTEEMHRRAEFGVAAHWKYKQGTAGGGEVSSTDMAWLQHINDWQEETTDPGEFLDSLRFEIGAKELYVFTPKGKVIGLPAGATPIDFAYAVHTEVGHRTMGGKVNGRLVPLDTKLTTGDIVEVLTSKNPDAGPSQDWLSFVTSARARSKIRQWFQRERRDEAVEVGKEAIAKAMRRHDLPLQKLMGRDAFAQVAAQLKYDDVTSLYAAVGEGHVSTQSVLEKVVAYIRAEEGSTDDEPARVLAPTRAPRPPSSTSGVLVRGADDILVKLSKCCTPVPGDDIVGFVTRGQGVSVHQRSCPNVQGLLAEPERMIEVEWGTGSQGLFLVNIQVEALDRAALLSDITRVLSEHHVNILSASVTTGTDRLAISRFSFEMGDVTHLDSVLNAVRRIEGVYDVYRITTG; translated from the coding sequence ATGAGCGAGGTGCAGCCCAGCGGAGGCTTCCGCACGCTGCTGCCGTTCCTGTTCTCGCGCTCGCACCGCGCGGGCGCCATCGACGAGCTCATCCGCTCGGTCAAGGCGCAGCACCCGAAGGCCGACACCGGGCTGATCCAGCGCGCCTACATCGTCGCCGAGGAGGCGCACCGCGGGCAGTACCGCAAGTCGGGCGAGCCGTACATCACCCATCCGGTCGCGGTCGCGCAGATCCTGGCCGATCTCGGCATCGGGGCGATCACGGTGGCGGCGGCGCTACTGCACGACACGGTGGAGGATACGACCTACACGCTCGAGCAGTGCCGCGCCGACTTCGGGGATGAGATCGCCATGCTGGTCGACGGCGTCACCAAGCTCGACAAGCTGAAGTACGGCCAGAGCGCGCAGGCCGAGACGGTCCGCAAGATGGTCGTGGCGATGTCGAAGGACATCCGCGTGCTCGTGATCAAGCTCGCCGACCGCCTGCACAATGCGCGCACCTGGGGCTTCGTCTCCGACGACTCCGCGCAGCGCAAGGCGCGGGAGACGATGGAGATCTACGCCCCGCTCGCGCACAGGCTCGGCATCCAGACCATCAAGGTCGAGCTCGAGGACCTCTCGTTCGCGGTGCTGCAGCCGAAGGTCTACCTCGAGATCAAGAACCTGGTGGATGCTCGCGCGCCCGAGCGCGAGCGCTACCTCGACGAGGTCGTTGCGGCGCTGAGCGAGGACATGCGGGCGGGCAAGATCCGTGGCCGCATCGCAGGCAGGCCGAAGCAGTACTACTCGATCTACACGAAGATGCAGGTGCGCGGCCACGACTTCGCCGACATCTACGACCTCGTCGGCGTGCGCGTGATCGTCGCGTCGGTGCGCGACTGCTACGCGGTGCTGGGCGCGATCCATGCGCGCTGGCAGCCGATGCCCGGCAGGCTCAAGGACTACATCGCCACGCCGAAGTTCAACCTGTACCAGTCCTTGCACACGACCGTGATCGGTCCTCGCGGGCACCACGTCGAGGTGCAGATCCGCACCGAGGAGATGCATCGTCGCGCCGAGTTCGGCGTCGCGGCGCACTGGAAGTACAAGCAGGGCACCGCGGGCGGCGGCGAGGTGTCGTCGACCGACATGGCGTGGCTCCAGCACATCAACGACTGGCAGGAGGAGACGACCGACCCGGGCGAGTTCCTCGACTCGCTGCGGTTCGAGATCGGCGCGAAGGAGCTCTACGTCTTCACGCCGAAGGGCAAGGTCATCGGGCTGCCCGCGGGCGCCACCCCGATCGACTTCGCCTACGCCGTGCACACCGAGGTCGGGCACCGCACGATGGGCGGCAAGGTCAACGGCAGGCTCGTGCCGCTCGACACCAAGCTCACCACCGGCGACATCGTCGAGGTGCTGACGTCGAAGAACCCGGATGCCGGCCCCAGCCAGGATTGGCTGTCGTTCGTCACCTCTGCCCGCGCACGCAGCAAGATCCGCCAGTGGTTCCAGCGCGAGCGGCGCGACGAGGCCGTCGAGGTCGGCAAGGAGGCGATCGCGAAGGCGATGCGCCGCCACGACCTGCCGCTGCAGAAGCTGATGGGGCGGGATGCCTTCGCGCAGGTCGCCGCGCAGCTCAAGTACGACGACGTCACCAGCCTCTACGCGGCGGTGGGCGAGGGCCACGTCTCGACGCAGTCGGTGCTCGAGAAGGTCGTCGCCTACATCCGTGCCGAGGAGGGCTCCACCGACGACGAGCCCGCGCGCGTCCTCGCGCCCACGCGTGCGCCGCGCCCGCCGTCGAGCACCTCCGGCGTGCTCGTGCGCGGCGCCGACGACATCCTGGTGAAGCTCTCGAAGTGCTGCACGCCGGTGCCCGGCGACGACATCGTCGGCTTCGTCACCCGCGGTCAGGGCGTCAGCGTCCATCAGCGCAGCTGCCCGAACGTGCAGGGCCTGCTCGCCGAGCCGGAGCGCATGATCGAGGTCGAGTGGGGCACGGGGTCGCAGGGCCTGTTCCTGGTCAACATCCAGGTCGAGGCGCTCGACCGAGCCGCGCTGCTGAGCGACATCACGCGCGTGCTGAGCGAGCACCACGTCAACATCCTGTCGGCGAGCGTCACCACCGGCACCGACCGCCTCGCGATCAGCCGCTTCTCGTTCGAGATGGGCGATGTCACGCACCTGGACAGCGTGCTGAACGCCGTGCGACGCATCGAAGGCGTCTACGACGTCTACCGCATCACCACCGGCTGA
- a CDS encoding peptidylprolyl isomerase, with protein MVTKQEQERRVRDYRARQTVHERRKRRQTRDSIIGALLAGVVLLGGIGIIALVQPAADPVDPAATAAPTASESAAPDDTESTVPDPSLAEDRTWTGTLTINGVELGVELDGAAAPQAVAAVLNDTLVDYYDGKTCHRLTTSEGFSVLQCGSVDGTGAGDPSYQYGPIENAPADDVYPEGTIAMARAGGDADSNGHQFFLVYGDTTIPADAAGGYSVIGQVTSGLDQLQEQVIAKGTVDDAPDGAPTEPVTIDDFVLQ; from the coding sequence GTGGTCACGAAGCAGGAGCAGGAGCGCCGCGTGCGCGACTATCGCGCACGGCAGACGGTGCACGAGCGCAGGAAGCGTCGCCAGACGCGCGATTCGATCATCGGAGCGCTGCTCGCCGGCGTCGTGCTGCTCGGCGGCATCGGGATCATCGCGCTCGTGCAGCCCGCAGCCGATCCTGTCGACCCCGCCGCGACCGCGGCGCCGACCGCGAGCGAGTCGGCAGCTCCCGACGACACCGAGTCCACCGTGCCCGATCCCTCGCTCGCCGAGGATCGCACGTGGACGGGCACGCTGACGATCAACGGCGTGGAGCTCGGCGTCGAGCTCGACGGTGCAGCCGCGCCGCAGGCGGTCGCGGCCGTGCTCAACGACACGCTCGTCGACTACTACGACGGCAAGACCTGCCACCGCCTCACGACCAGCGAGGGCTTCAGCGTGCTGCAGTGCGGCTCCGTCGACGGCACGGGAGCCGGCGACCCGTCGTACCAGTACGGCCCGATCGAGAACGCGCCCGCCGACGACGTGTACCCCGAGGGCACGATCGCGATGGCTCGCGCCGGCGGCGACGCCGACTCCAACGGCCACCAGTTCTTCCTCGTCTACGGCGACACCACGATCCCCGCGGACGCCGCCGGCGGCTACTCGGTGATCGGTCAGGTGACCTCCGGGCTCGACCAGCTGCAGGAGCAGGTCATCGCCAAGGGCACCGTGGATGACGCGCCCGACGGTGCGCCGACCGAGCCCGTGACGATCGACGACTTCGTCCTGCAGTAG
- the secF gene encoding protein translocase subunit SecF, which produces MASLTTIGNQLYTGERSIPIVPKRKLWFTVVAAVLIVLALGTIVRGGFTFGIEFTGGSEFRVTGLESASTEGVPETIDGIVPDSAVRVATLGTDTVRVQTDEVTQEQAAEIRGALAEQYGVETGDVAFSFIGPSWGQDISRQALIALVVFLAVVSMVLAIYFRTWKMSLAALSSLAFDLLVTAGIYGVIGFEVTPAAVIGFLTILGYSLYDTVVVFDKVRENTAPGSSGTMLGQINLAVNQTLVRSINTSIVASLPIASILFIGALALGAGTLRDIALALFIGTIVGTWSSMFVAAPVYAQLRQNDEIGAEQVKVKRDQGAVV; this is translated from the coding sequence ATGGCATCGCTCACCACCATCGGCAATCAGCTCTACACCGGAGAGCGCTCGATCCCGATCGTGCCGAAGCGCAAGCTGTGGTTCACGGTCGTCGCGGCCGTGCTGATCGTGCTGGCGCTCGGCACCATCGTGCGCGGAGGCTTCACCTTCGGCATCGAGTTCACCGGCGGCAGCGAGTTCCGGGTCACGGGCCTCGAGTCGGCGTCCACGGAGGGCGTGCCGGAGACGATCGACGGCATCGTGCCCGACAGCGCCGTGCGCGTCGCGACGCTCGGCACCGACACCGTGCGCGTGCAGACCGACGAGGTCACCCAGGAGCAGGCCGCGGAGATCCGCGGCGCCCTGGCCGAGCAGTACGGCGTCGAGACCGGCGACGTGGCGTTCTCGTTCATCGGCCCGTCCTGGGGCCAGGACATCTCGCGGCAGGCGCTCATCGCGCTCGTGGTGTTCCTCGCGGTCGTCTCGATGGTGCTGGCGATCTACTTCCGCACCTGGAAGATGTCGCTCGCCGCGCTCTCGTCGCTCGCCTTCGACCTGCTGGTGACCGCCGGCATCTACGGCGTCATCGGCTTCGAGGTGACGCCCGCGGCGGTGATCGGATTCCTGACGATCCTCGGCTACTCGCTGTACGACACCGTCGTGGTGTTCGACAAGGTGCGCGAGAACACCGCACCCGGCTCCAGCGGCACGATGCTCGGCCAGATCAACCTCGCCGTCAACCAGACCCTGGTGCGCTCCATCAACACCTCGATCGTCGCCTCGCTGCCGATCGCGTCGATCCTGTTCATCGGGGCGCTCGCGCTCGGCGCCGGCACGCTCCGCGACATCGCGCTGGCGCTGTTCATCGGCACGATCGTCGGCACCTGGTCGTCGATGTTCGTCGCCGCGCCTGTCTATGCTCAGCTGAGGCAGAACGACGAGATCGGTGCCGAGCAGGTCAAGGTCAAGCGCGACCAGGGGGCCGTGGTCTGA
- a CDS encoding DUF349 domain-containing protein, whose product MPEPIQPTDPDAQHSATEDVAPDVVEDVAPGAAEASDDAQPAADDAQPAADEASPDETPAADEASPDETPAAEADAAAAPSGPTMGEHVIERGVGRVDAAGTVAVQDGDDWRVVGQFPDATPEEALAYFERKFADLEGQVRLLEQRVRGGANAKDVAKAASHLHKNVRSANAVGDIASLLGRLDALRGELGELEQQQQAASKAEVEAAVAERTVVVESIERLAAGDLSDVQWKQMMQKVDVLFADWQRLQKDGPRVPKQQADALWKRFRDARSTLETARRKFFAELDASNKDVRARKQALVEQAQALAPKGVDGIPAYRTLLDQWKAAGRAGRKVDDALWAQFKDAGDVLFQAKAEQAAVDDEEFAENLVKKQALLDEAAPILEMRDRTAARDALIRIQQRWDEIGRVPRASLRDVEDRMRKIETHVRELDEQHWKSNNPERKARSEGVAGQLEEAIEKLEAELAATTDAKRKSEIETELETKRSWLQVVAAAG is encoded by the coding sequence ATGCCTGAGCCCATCCAGCCCACCGACCCCGACGCGCAGCACAGCGCCACTGAGGATGTCGCGCCCGACGTCGTCGAGGATGTCGCGCCCGGCGCCGCCGAGGCCAGCGACGACGCACAGCCCGCAGCAGACGACGCGCAGCCCGCAGCAGATGAGGCGAGCCCGGACGAGACCCCGGCAGCAGACGAGGCGAGCCCGGACGAGACGCCCGCAGCTGAGGCTGACGCCGCCGCGGCGCCGAGCGGCCCCACGATGGGCGAGCACGTGATCGAGCGCGGCGTTGGCCGCGTCGATGCCGCCGGCACCGTGGCCGTGCAGGACGGCGACGACTGGCGCGTGGTCGGTCAGTTCCCCGACGCGACCCCCGAGGAGGCGCTCGCCTACTTCGAGCGCAAGTTCGCCGACCTCGAGGGCCAGGTGCGCCTGCTCGAGCAGCGGGTGCGCGGCGGCGCGAACGCCAAGGACGTCGCCAAGGCCGCGAGCCACCTGCACAAGAACGTGCGCAGTGCGAATGCCGTCGGCGACATCGCCTCGCTGCTCGGTCGCCTCGACGCCCTCCGCGGCGAGCTGGGTGAGCTCGAGCAGCAGCAGCAGGCCGCGAGCAAGGCCGAGGTGGAGGCCGCGGTCGCCGAGCGCACGGTCGTCGTCGAGTCGATCGAGCGGCTGGCCGCCGGCGACCTCTCCGACGTGCAGTGGAAGCAGATGATGCAGAAGGTCGACGTGCTCTTCGCCGACTGGCAGCGCCTGCAGAAGGACGGCCCCCGCGTGCCGAAGCAGCAGGCGGACGCGCTCTGGAAGCGCTTTCGCGATGCGCGCAGCACGCTCGAGACCGCTCGCCGCAAGTTCTTCGCCGAGCTCGACGCCTCCAACAAGGATGTGCGCGCCCGCAAGCAGGCGCTCGTCGAGCAGGCGCAGGCGCTCGCGCCCAAGGGCGTCGACGGCATCCCGGCCTATCGCACGCTGCTCGACCAGTGGAAGGCAGCCGGACGCGCGGGTCGCAAGGTCGATGACGCGCTCTGGGCGCAGTTCAAGGACGCCGGCGACGTGCTGTTCCAGGCGAAGGCCGAGCAGGCTGCCGTCGACGACGAGGAGTTCGCCGAGAACCTCGTGAAGAAGCAGGCGCTGCTCGACGAGGCAGCACCCATCCTGGAGATGCGGGACCGCACCGCCGCGCGCGACGCCCTGATCCGCATCCAGCAGCGCTGGGACGAGATCGGACGCGTGCCGCGTGCGTCGCTGCGCGACGTCGAGGACCGGATGCGCAAGATCGAGACGCACGTGCGCGAGCTCGACGAGCAGCACTGGAAGAGCAACAACCCCGAGCGCAAGGCGCGCTCGGAGGGCGTCGCCGGGCAGCTCGAGGAGGCCATCGAGAAGCTCGAGGCCGAGCTCGCCGCGACCACCGACGCGAAGCGCAAGTCGGAGATCGAGACCGAGCTGGAGACCAAGCGCTCCTGGCTGCAGGTCGTCGCCGCCGCAGGCTGA
- the rpsD gene encoding 30S ribosomal protein S4: MSTKSRSRSKVRLSRALGVALTPKAARYLEKRPYGPGQHGRTKRKADSDYAVRLREKQRLRAQYGLREAQLRIVFNEARRQRGLTGENLVELLEMRLDALVLRAGFARTTSQARQLVVHRHIMVDGQRVDRPSFRVKEGQTIHVHERSEGMEPFQVAAAGGHAQVLPPVPPYLDVQLDRLQARLVRRPKRAEVPVVADVQLVVEYYAAR; the protein is encoded by the coding sequence ATGTCCACGAAGTCCCGTTCCCGTTCGAAGGTGCGCCTGTCGCGCGCCCTCGGCGTCGCCCTCACCCCGAAGGCGGCCCGTTACCTCGAGAAGCGTCCCTATGGCCCCGGCCAGCACGGCCGCACCAAGCGCAAGGCCGACAGCGACTACGCCGTCCGTCTGCGCGAGAAGCAGCGTCTGCGGGCCCAGTACGGGCTCCGCGAGGCGCAGCTGCGCATCGTCTTCAACGAGGCTCGCCGCCAGCGCGGCCTGACCGGTGAGAACCTGGTCGAGCTGCTCGAGATGCGTCTCGACGCGCTCGTGCTGCGCGCCGGCTTCGCCCGCACCACCTCGCAGGCTCGCCAGCTCGTGGTGCACCGCCACATCATGGTCGACGGCCAGCGCGTCGACCGCCCGTCCTTCCGCGTGAAGGAGGGTCAGACGATCCACGTGCACGAGCGCAGCGAGGGCATGGAGCCCTTCCAGGTCGCAGCAGCCGGCGGTCACGCCCAGGTGCTGCCTCCGGTGCCGCCGTACCTCGACGTGCAGCTCGACCGCCTGCAGGCGCGCCTCGTGCGTCGCCCGAAGCGCGCCGAGGTGCCGGTCGTCGCCGACGTGCAGCTCGTCGTCGAGTACTACGCCGCTCGCTGA
- a CDS encoding replication-associated recombination protein A has product MARGTTAPLAVRMRPTGLDEVVGQRHLLGPGSPLRRLAAPGEGASGQSVILWGPPGTGKTTLAQSIAHTSDRRFVELSAVTAGVKDVRQVMEDSLNQRDLFGQSTVLFLDEIHRFSKAQQDALLPGVEQGWVTLIAATTENPSFSVVSPLLSRSLLLTLEPLEDHDIASLVDRAIADPRGFGAAIVLDDDAKAQLIRLSSGDARRALTALEAAGAHALQAAEAAGESDGPATVTAEALASAVDRALLRYDRQGDEHYDVISAFIKSVRGSDPDAALHYLARMIEAGEDPRFIARRIIVLASEDIGMADPQGLVIATAAATAVQMIGMPEGRIPLAEATVYLATAPKSNRAYLGIDAAIADVRAGDFGRVPKHLRDGHYPGAKRLGHGKGYRYAHDAPHGVAAQQYLPDPLIGRRYYDAGQHGFERELAARLERIRAILGGDR; this is encoded by the coding sequence ATGGCCAGGGGGACGACAGCGCCGCTCGCGGTGCGCATGCGCCCGACGGGCCTCGACGAGGTCGTCGGCCAACGGCACCTGCTCGGTCCCGGCTCGCCGCTGCGACGGCTCGCCGCGCCCGGTGAGGGAGCGAGCGGTCAGAGCGTGATCCTCTGGGGGCCGCCCGGCACCGGCAAGACGACGCTCGCGCAGTCGATCGCCCACACCTCCGACCGCAGGTTCGTCGAGCTGAGCGCTGTCACCGCCGGCGTGAAGGACGTGCGCCAGGTGATGGAGGACTCGCTCAACCAGCGCGACCTCTTCGGCCAGTCGACCGTGCTCTTCCTCGACGAGATCCACCGCTTCTCCAAGGCACAGCAGGATGCGCTGCTGCCGGGCGTCGAGCAGGGGTGGGTCACGCTCATCGCCGCGACCACGGAGAACCCGTCGTTCAGCGTCGTCAGCCCGCTGCTGTCCCGCTCGCTGCTGCTCACCCTGGAGCCGCTCGAGGATCACGACATCGCCTCGCTCGTCGACCGCGCGATCGCCGACCCGCGAGGCTTCGGCGCAGCGATCGTGCTCGACGACGACGCGAAGGCGCAGCTCATCCGGCTCTCGTCCGGCGATGCGCGGCGTGCGCTCACCGCACTCGAAGCCGCGGGGGCGCATGCGCTGCAAGCGGCGGAGGCTGCGGGGGAGTCGGACGGACCGGCGACCGTCACCGCCGAGGCGCTGGCGAGCGCCGTCGACCGAGCGCTGCTGCGCTACGACCGGCAGGGCGACGAGCACTACGACGTGATCTCGGCCTTCATCAAGTCGGTGCGCGGCTCCGATCCGGATGCCGCGCTGCACTACTTGGCGCGCATGATCGAGGCCGGAGAGGATCCGCGCTTCATCGCCAGGCGCATCATCGTGCTCGCGAGCGAGGACATCGGCATGGCTGATCCGCAGGGACTCGTGATCGCGACCGCCGCCGCCACCGCGGTGCAGATGATCGGCATGCCGGAAGGTCGCATCCCCCTGGCCGAGGCCACCGTCTATCTCGCCACCGCGCCGAAGTCGAACCGCGCCTACCTGGGCATCGACGCGGCGATCGCCGACGTGCGCGCGGGGGACTTCGGCCGCGTGCCCAAGCATCTGCGCGACGGGCACTACCCGGGCGCGAAGCGCCTCGGGCACGGTAAGGGCTACCGATACGCCCACGACGCGCCGCACGGCGTCGCCGCGCAGCAGTACCTCCCCGATCCGCTCATCGGCCGGCGCTACTACGATGCCGGTCAGCACGGCTTCGAGCGCGAGCTCGCCGCGAGGCTGGAGCGCATCCGCGCGATCCTCGGCGGCGACCGCTGA
- the secD gene encoding protein translocase subunit SecD, producing the protein MAKARTRGARALIWLVVLIAGLIGVNFSAVQWAGGSWTPQLALDLEGGTQIVLEPRLAEGDSISQEQLDQAVAIIRQRVDASGISETEITTQGGRNIVVALPGEPDAATMQRIQASAKMEFRPVLASAQANAPGSTPEPTEPAAEESTEESTTEPTDPWDQAWVTPEVLADFDALQCADVDATEVADPEQPFLTCSTDGTARFILGPVAVDGSSIADAQVSAAVNSQGQATGGWAVNLELKGEGPADFEATTRAITGLPEPTNQFAVVLDASVLMPITSNAIITDGNAQITGGFTQEGAQSLADQLRFGALPVSFQVQSNETISPTLGASQLQAGLIAGLIGLLLVVAYSVLQYRALGVVVVFSLLIAAVLSYLVVTFLSSTEGYRLSLAGIAGLVIAIGITADSFIVYFERIRDELREGKHLSSALETGWKRAFRTILISDAVSFLAAVILFLLSVGNVRGFAYTLGITTFIDVVVVALFTHPLLRLLSRTRFFSSGHRLSGLNPDELGAVYRGRARFREPVAAGKGGKSVKEAQRRQTIAERKAAAATTGKES; encoded by the coding sequence GTGGCCAAGGCTCGAACCCGGGGCGCTCGCGCCCTCATCTGGCTGGTCGTGCTCATCGCCGGCCTGATCGGCGTCAACTTCTCGGCCGTGCAGTGGGCCGGCGGATCGTGGACGCCGCAGCTCGCCCTCGACCTCGAGGGCGGCACGCAGATCGTGCTGGAGCCCCGGCTCGCTGAGGGCGACTCCATCTCGCAGGAGCAGCTCGACCAGGCCGTGGCGATCATCCGCCAGCGCGTCGACGCATCCGGCATCTCGGAGACCGAGATCACCACGCAGGGCGGGCGCAACATCGTCGTGGCCCTGCCCGGCGAGCCCGATGCCGCGACGATGCAGCGCATCCAGGCGAGCGCCAAGATGGAGTTCCGCCCGGTACTCGCCTCCGCGCAGGCGAACGCTCCCGGCTCCACGCCGGAGCCGACGGAACCGGCCGCAGAGGAGTCGACTGAGGAGTCGACCACCGAGCCCACCGATCCGTGGGACCAGGCGTGGGTCACGCCGGAGGTCCTTGCCGATTTCGATGCACTCCAGTGCGCCGACGTCGACGCGACCGAGGTCGCCGACCCGGAGCAGCCGTTCCTCACCTGCTCGACCGACGGCACGGCGAGGTTCATCCTCGGGCCGGTCGCCGTCGACGGCTCGAGCATCGCGGACGCACAGGTCTCCGCTGCCGTCAACTCGCAGGGTCAGGCGACCGGCGGCTGGGCAGTGAACCTGGAGCTCAAGGGCGAGGGACCTGCCGACTTCGAAGCCACCACGCGTGCCATCACCGGATTGCCGGAGCCGACGAACCAGTTCGCAGTCGTGCTGGACGCGTCGGTGCTGATGCCGATCACCTCGAACGCCATCATCACCGACGGCAACGCGCAGATCACCGGCGGCTTCACGCAGGAGGGCGCGCAGTCGCTCGCCGACCAGCTGCGCTTCGGTGCGCTGCCGGTGAGCTTCCAGGTGCAGTCGAACGAGACCATCTCACCCACGCTCGGCGCGAGCCAGCTGCAGGCGGGCCTCATCGCAGGCCTCATCGGTCTGCTGCTCGTGGTCGCATACTCGGTGCTGCAGTACCGCGCGCTCGGCGTGGTGGTCGTCTTCTCGCTCCTCATCGCCGCGGTGCTGAGCTACCTCGTGGTGACCTTCCTCTCCAGCACCGAGGGCTACCGCCTGTCGCTCGCGGGCATCGCGGGTCTCGTGATCGCGATCGGCATCACCGCCGACTCGTTCATCGTGTACTTCGAGCGGATCCGAGACGAGCTTCGTGAGGGCAAGCACCTCTCGAGTGCGCTGGAGACCGGCTGGAAGCGCGCGTTCCGCACCATCCTGATCTCGGACGCGGTGAGCTTCCTCGCCGCCGTGATCCTGTTCCTCCTGTCGGTGGGCAACGTGCGCGGCTTCGCCTACACGCTCGGCATCACGACCTTCATCGACGTGGTCGTCGTCGCGCTGTTCACGCATCCGCTGCTCAGGCTGCTCTCACGCACCCGGTTCTTCTCCTCCGGCCACCGGCTCTCGGGCCTGAATCCGGACGAGCTCGGGGCCGTCTACCGGGGCCGTGCGAGGTTCCGCGAGCCCGTCGCCGCCGGCAAGGGTGGGAAGTCGGTCAAGGAGGCGCAGCGGCGCCAGACCATCGCGGAACGCAAGGCCGCAGCCGCGACGACGGGCAAGGAGTCCTGA